The candidate division TA06 bacterium genome includes a window with the following:
- the kdsB gene encoding 3-deoxy-manno-octulosonate cytidylyltransferase codes for MRTIGIIPARYGSTRFPGKPLANIQGRPMIWHVYQRCLKAKSLDQLLVATDDRRIYDCVTDFGGMAVMTSKKHKSGTDRIAEALKKHEARSSKFEIIINIQGDEPLMDPKAIDLLARAMKVNRKPEMATLVGSFRDEKDLLSPNTAKVVADELGNAMYFSRSVIPVSREGSLRLTNYLKHIGIYAYRRDILFKLISWSQSALEKTEKLEQLRALEHGVKIKLINTSYRPTAVDVPADLTRINKTLRWQSFT; via the coding sequence ATGAGGACTATCGGAATAATTCCGGCCCGTTACGGGTCCACCAGGTTTCCCGGTAAACCACTGGCCAATATCCAGGGACGGCCCATGATCTGGCATGTATACCAGCGCTGTCTTAAAGCAAAATCCCTAGATCAACTGCTGGTGGCCACCGATGACAGAAGAATATATGACTGCGTCACAGATTTCGGCGGCATGGCGGTGATGACATCCAAAAAACACAAGTCGGGCACCGATAGGATAGCCGAGGCCTTGAAGAAACACGAGGCTCGAAGCTCAAAGTTCGAAATCATCATTAACATCCAGGGCGACGAACCCTTGATGGACCCCAAAGCCATTGATCTTCTGGCCAGGGCGATGAAGGTCAATAGAAAACCGGAGATGGCCACATTGGTTGGCAGTTTCAGGGATGAAAAGGACCTGTTGAGTCCCAACACCGCCAAGGTGGTGGCGGATGAGCTAGGTAATGCCATGTATTTTTCCCGGTCGGTCATCCCAGTAAGCCGGGAAGGTTCTCTCAGGCTAACTAATTACCTGAAACATATTGGTATTTATGCCTACCGCCGCGATATCCTTTTCAAACTGATATCCTGGTCCCAATCTGCCCTGGAAAAAACCGAGAAACTTGAACAGTTGCGGGCTCTGGAACACGGGGTGAAGATAAAGTTGATAAACACCAGT
- the pckA gene encoding phosphoenolpyruvate carboxykinase (ATP), protein MDIRKELEVAGIKTTQNIYRNLPASVLIERSLAAGDGMLASNGTLVVKTGERTGRSPNDKFIAEEPSIKDQIAWGKVNVKCPPEQFDRLLKKSHDHLKDRDIYVFDGFAGGDPKYRLAVRVITDTIWHALFANTLFIRPTAQELENFVPGFTVMGCGSLKADPKADGTKSNVFVGVSFEKKVNLVIGSMYGGEIKKSIFTIMNYLMPQHNVFPMHCSANVGKDGETALFFGLSGTGKTTLSADPNRRLIGDDEHGWSDQGIFNFEGGCYAKVIKLSAEAEPQIFNAIRFGSLLENVVVDPDTRLIDYNSDAITENTRATYPVEHIPNCVIPGVGGHPKNVFFLTCDAFGVLPPIAKLTPAMASYHFLSGFTAKLAGTESGVTEPQPTFSTCFGAPFMPLQPTKYAGMLAQCLSQHKANCWLVNTGWSGGPVGTGKRMKIAITRALLTAALDGNLEKSKFTADPIFNILVPDSCPGVPSEVLAPKNTWADKAAYDKKARELAAMFAKNFEQYISYASKEIQEAGPRA, encoded by the coding sequence ATGGACATCAGAAAAGAGCTGGAGGTGGCGGGCATCAAGACCACCCAAAACATCTACCGCAACCTGCCGGCTTCGGTTTTGATAGAGAGATCGCTGGCTGCCGGAGACGGCATGCTGGCCTCCAACGGAACCCTGGTGGTCAAGACCGGGGAACGGACCGGGCGCTCGCCCAACGACAAGTTCATAGCCGAGGAACCGTCCATCAAGGACCAGATTGCCTGGGGCAAGGTCAACGTCAAATGTCCGCCGGAGCAGTTTGACAGGCTTTTGAAAAAATCCCACGACCACCTGAAGGACAGGGATATATATGTTTTTGACGGCTTTGCCGGCGGCGATCCCAAGTACCGGCTGGCGGTGCGGGTGATTACCGACACCATCTGGCACGCCCTGTTCGCCAACACACTGTTCATCCGTCCCACCGCCCAGGAACTGGAAAACTTTGTGCCCGGTTTTACCGTGATGGGCTGCGGCAGCCTTAAGGCCGACCCCAAGGCAGACGGCACAAAATCAAATGTTTTCGTGGGGGTCAGTTTCGAAAAGAAGGTCAACCTGGTGATCGGCTCGATGTACGGTGGCGAGATCAAGAAAAGCATCTTCACCATCATGAACTATTTGATGCCCCAGCACAACGTATTCCCCATGCACTGCTCGGCCAATGTGGGCAAAGACGGGGAAACCGCATTGTTCTTCGGCCTCTCCGGCACCGGCAAGACCACCCTTTCGGCCGATCCCAATCGCCGGCTGATCGGCGATGACGAGCACGGCTGGTCGGATCAGGGGATATTCAACTTCGAGGGAGGTTGTTACGCCAAGGTCATCAAGCTCTCGGCCGAAGCCGAGCCCCAGATATTCAATGCCATCCGGTTCGGATCACTGCTGGAGAATGTGGTGGTGGACCCGGATACCCGGCTGATAGATTACAACTCCGATGCCATCACCGAGAACACCCGGGCCACTTATCCGGTGGAGCACATACCAAACTGCGTGATCCCGGGAGTTGGCGGGCATCCCAAGAATGTGTTCTTTTTGACCTGCGATGCCTTTGGAGTGCTGCCTCCCATAGCCAAGCTGACCCCGGCTATGGCCAGCTACCACTTCCTTTCTGGCTTTACCGCCAAATTGGCCGGAACCGAAAGCGGCGTCACCGAGCCCCAGCCCACTTTCTCCACTTGCTTTGGTGCGCCCTTCATGCCCCTGCAACCGACAAAATATGCCGGGATGCTGGCCCAGTGCCTTTCCCAGCATAAGGCTAACTGCTGGCTGGTGAACACCGGCTGGTCCGGCGGCCCGGTGGGAACCGGAAAAAGAATGAAGATCGCCATAACCCGGGCTTTGCTGACCGCAGCCTTGGATGGCAATTTGGAGAAATCAAAGTTCACCGCCGATCCGATCTTCAACATTCTGGTTCCCGACTCCTGTCCCGGGGTCCCATCCGAGGTACTTGCCCCAAAGAATACCTGGGCCGATAAGGCAGCCTACGACAAAAAAGCCAGGGAGCTGGCCGCTATGTTCGCCAAGAATTTTGAGCAGTACATAAGCTACGCTTCCAAAGAAATTCAGGAGGCCGGCCCCAGAGCCTGA
- a CDS encoding HAD family phosphatase, giving the protein MIDTIIFDADGVILDSEKLWDRGQEEFLKRRGFKYERDKLKHLMTSTSPVEGVLVMQKHYGFTGDPGLLALERIEIVRNLFQDELTLMAGFLEYFNSIKNTHKTCIATSLDNELLTIADRRLGLAGLFGPNIYTIAQVGHKGKPDPAIFLYASQQLGSRPEQCLVIEDSPYGITAAKRAGMRCIGLATTYGQEMLSQADVVVQRFDQIKNQY; this is encoded by the coding sequence ATGATAGATACCATCATCTTTGACGCCGACGGCGTGATCCTGGACAGCGAAAAGCTGTGGGACAGGGGGCAGGAGGAGTTCCTGAAACGTCGGGGATTCAAATACGAACGGGACAAGTTGAAGCACCTGATGACCTCCACCTCGCCGGTCGAGGGCGTGCTGGTGATGCAGAAACACTATGGTTTTACCGGGGATCCCGGCCTCCTGGCCCTGGAGAGGATAGAGATAGTGAGAAATCTGTTCCAGGATGAACTGACCCTGATGGCCGGTTTTCTGGAATATTTCAATTCCATAAAAAACACCCACAAGACCTGCATCGCCACTTCTTTAGACAACGAACTTTTGACCATTGCCGACCGCCGGCTTGGCCTGGCCGGGCTGTTCGGCCCCAATATCTATACCATCGCCCAGGTGGGGCACAAGGGAAAACCCGATCCGGCCATTTTTCTATATGCCTCTCAACAATTGGGCTCCCGGCCGGAGCAGTGCCTGGTGATAGAGGATTCGCCCTACGGCATCACCGCGGCCAAACGGGCCGGGATGCGGTGCATCGGCCTGGCCACCACCTACGGGCAAGAGATGCTTTCCCAGGCGGACGTTGTGGTCCAGAGGTTCGATCAGATAAAGAACCAGTACTAA
- the rpmA gene encoding 50S ribosomal protein L27, translating to MAHKKGLGSSKNGRDSNSQRLGIKVFGNQKVLSGAVLVRQRGTKFYPGTNVMRGTDDTLFAVAEGYVHFEPKGRQHKQISVHPELKLPASK from the coding sequence ATGGCACATAAAAAAGGTTTAGGCTCTTCCAAGAACGGCCGTGACAGTAATTCCCAGCGATTGGGAATAAAGGTCTTCGGCAACCAGAAGGTCCTGTCCGGTGCGGTGCTGGTCCGGCAGCGGGGCACCAAGTTCTATCCCGGCACCAACGTGATGCGGGGTACAGATGACACACTGTTCGCAGTGGCCGAAGGATATGTCCATTTTGAGCCCAAAGGAAGACAGCATAAACAAATAAGCGTCCATCCCGAACTAAAACTTCCGGCGAGCAAATAG
- the rplU gene encoding 50S ribosomal protein L21, producing MYAVIECGGTQVRVFQNAKVRIPRIDAKEGEKYKIEKILLVSNGQDIVVGSPTVKDAVVEATVVGHPRSAKIVGMIYKPKKDYRRHWGARTHFTELFIEKVSHPTVKPLEKLARPGSAKKKAVKKALPKKAAAEKIETKSAKTEPAKPAAVKGGKK from the coding sequence ATGTATGCAGTAATAGAATGCGGCGGGACCCAGGTCCGGGTCTTCCAGAACGCCAAGGTCAGGATCCCCCGGATCGACGCCAAGGAAGGCGAAAAATATAAGATAGAAAAGATACTGCTGGTCTCCAACGGCCAGGATATCGTGGTGGGTTCTCCCACCGTCAAGGACGCCGTGGTGGAAGCCACCGTGGTCGGACACCCCCGTTCAGCCAAGATAGTGGGCATGATTTACAAACCCAAAAAGGACTACCGGCGCCACTGGGGCGCCCGGACCCATTTTACCGAACTGTTCATCGAAAAGGTAAGCCATCCTACGGTCAAACCGCTGGAGAAACTGGCCCGGCCCGGATCCGCTAAAAAGAAGGCCGTAAAAAAAGCCCTGCCTAAAAAGGCGGCGGCCGAAAAAATAGAAACCAAATCAGCCAAGACCGAACCGGCCAAGCCGGCCGCGGTTAAGGGAGGAAAGAAATAA
- the secG gene encoding preprotein translocase subunit SecG codes for MYNLLLIIHVIGCLLLIGIVLMQTGKGGLGSAMGGDTEQMFGGRGAAPFLTRATTVLAVMFMLTSLSLSFMSGRQAKARSAIEKSLQQGQTAPAQPQEQPAQPLPGGTK; via the coding sequence GTGTACAATCTGCTACTCATCATTCACGTGATAGGCTGCCTGCTTTTGATCGGAATAGTATTGATGCAGACCGGCAAGGGCGGACTGGGTTCGGCCATGGGTGGAGACACCGAGCAAATGTTCGGAGGCCGGGGCGCCGCCCCGTTCCTGACCAGGGCCACCACCGTGCTGGCTGTGATGTTCATGCTGACCTCGCTTTCCCTGTCCTTCATGTCCGGGCGCCAGGCCAAGGCCCGCTCCGCCATCGAAAAATCCCTGCAACAGGGCCAAACGGCCCCGGCCCAGCCGCAGGAACAGCCCGCCCAGCCGCTGCCGGGCGGCACCAAGTAA
- a CDS encoding triose-phosphate isomerase codes for MRTPIIAGNWKMYKTLDEARLLAAGIVEKVKGSQDVQMVLCPPFTALPEVSEIVKNTRIELGAQNCHYQEKGAFTGEVSPKFLLDFGCKYVIIGHSERRQYFGEDDALINRKLKAVMGFGLCPIFCIGETLDQRNQKQTFDVLKGQVLKGLEGISLSDPLKMVLAYEPVWAIGTGVTATKEQAQEVHQYLRKLLSEIWGRETADGVRIQYGGSVKPENIAELMDQPDIDGALVGGASLDPESFSRIIKFKR; via the coding sequence ATGCGTACGCCCATTATCGCCGGAAATTGGAAAATGTATAAAACTTTGGACGAAGCCAGGTTATTGGCAGCGGGCATCGTTGAAAAAGTTAAAGGCTCTCAAGATGTTCAAATGGTTTTATGTCCGCCTTTTACCGCCCTGCCGGAGGTATCGGAGATCGTCAAAAATACAAGAATAGAACTGGGTGCCCAGAACTGCCATTATCAGGAAAAGGGGGCCTTTACAGGCGAGGTTTCTCCCAAGTTTTTGCTTGACTTTGGATGCAAATATGTTATAATTGGCCATTCTGAGCGCCGTCAATATTTCGGTGAAGACGACGCTCTAATCAATAGGAAGCTCAAAGCCGTCATGGGCTTTGGGTTGTGTCCGATTTTCTGCATTGGCGAAACCCTGGATCAGCGCAATCAGAAACAGACCTTCGATGTCTTAAAGGGCCAGGTGTTAAAGGGTCTGGAAGGCATTAGCCTGTCCGACCCGCTTAAAATGGTGCTGGCCTACGAACCGGTTTGGGCCATCGGTACCGGGGTCACCGCCACCAAGGAACAGGCCCAGGAGGTCCACCAGTACCTGCGGAAGCTTCTCTCAGAAATATGGGGGAGAGAGACCGCGGACGGCGTCAGGATCCAGTACGGCGGCAGCGTCAAGCCGGAGAACATTGCCGAGCTGATGGACCAGCCCGATATCGACGGAGCGCTGGTGGGCGGGGCCAGCCTTGATCCGGAATCGTTTTCCAGGATAATAAAGTTCAAGCGATAA
- a CDS encoding sodium-translocating pyrophosphatase produces MNNYLIIALAGGAAALVFAYFKASWVNRQDPGDAKMNVIAGHIRDGAMAFLKREYRVLVLFVVVVAALLGWMNFSQTGSSPLVALSFAFGAFCSGLSGYFGMKVATKANVRTTQAAKTGLPKALMVAFSGGTVMGMSVVGLGLAGLALLFLLYTKVLGFGTGDEFQMSRLLSVISGFSLGASSIALFARVGGGIYTKAADVGADLVGKVEAGIPEDDPRNPAVIADNVGDNVGDVAGMGADLFESYVGAIVGAMVLGVFYGINLVMLPLVLAALGIIVSILGTFAVRMKGNGDPQQALNLGTFGAGGLAIVLMYPVTKWLVPQAVNFSSNPTGTLKALTAGGIFGAVVVGLLAGIAIGLLTEHYTSESKHPARSIAKHALTGPATAIIGGLSLGMMSTALPVTCLAVAIVAAYKFAGLYGIAIAALGMLSTTGIQLAVDAYGPIADNAGGIAQMSRQGPEVRERTDRLDAVGNTTAAIGKGFAIGSAALTALALFSAFQAEAGIKTIDISRPEVIAGLFMGAMLPFLFSSMALKAVGAAAFDMVAEVRRQFKEIPGLLEGKEGVEADYAKCVDISTAAAIKKMILPGLLAVVSPVVFGLWNIEALGGLLAGVTVSGVLLAIFMSNSGGAWDNAKKHIEGGAHGGKGSNAHMAAVVGDTVGDPFKDTAGPSLNILIKLMSVVALVIAPFLRSLGK; encoded by the coding sequence ATGAACAATTATCTGATCATTGCATTGGCTGGCGGGGCAGCCGCTCTGGTATTTGCTTATTTCAAGGCCTCCTGGGTGAACCGGCAGGACCCGGGCGACGCCAAGATGAACGTCATCGCCGGGCACATCCGGGACGGGGCCATGGCCTTCCTGAAGCGGGAGTACCGGGTGCTGGTCCTTTTCGTGGTTGTAGTGGCGGCCTTGCTGGGATGGATGAACTTCAGCCAGACAGGCTCAAGCCCTCTGGTGGCGTTGTCCTTCGCCTTCGGAGCCTTCTGCAGCGGACTGTCCGGCTATTTCGGGATGAAGGTGGCCACCAAGGCCAATGTCCGGACCACCCAGGCCGCCAAGACCGGATTGCCCAAGGCCCTGATGGTGGCCTTTTCCGGCGGCACGGTGATGGGAATGTCGGTGGTGGGACTGGGGCTGGCCGGTCTGGCACTGTTGTTCCTGCTGTATACCAAGGTCCTGGGCTTCGGCACAGGGGATGAGTTCCAGATGTCCCGCCTGCTGTCGGTGATCTCCGGCTTCTCTCTGGGCGCCTCCTCCATAGCCCTGTTTGCCCGGGTGGGCGGCGGCATCTACACCAAGGCCGCCGACGTGGGGGCCGATCTGGTGGGCAAGGTCGAGGCCGGGATCCCCGAGGATGACCCTCGCAACCCGGCGGTGATCGCCGACAACGTGGGCGACAACGTGGGGGACGTGGCCGGGATGGGGGCCGACCTCTTCGAGTCATACGTGGGGGCGATAGTTGGGGCCATGGTGTTGGGGGTTTTCTACGGCATCAACCTGGTGATGCTGCCTTTGGTGCTGGCCGCCCTGGGGATCATCGTTTCCATCCTGGGAACCTTTGCGGTCCGGATGAAGGGCAACGGCGACCCACAGCAGGCTCTGAATCTTGGAACCTTCGGAGCCGGAGGCCTGGCTATAGTTCTGATGTACCCAGTGACCAAATGGCTGGTGCCCCAGGCCGTCAATTTCAGCAGCAACCCCACCGGCACCCTGAAGGCACTTACTGCTGGGGGGATCTTCGGCGCAGTGGTGGTGGGCTTGCTGGCCGGGATCGCCATCGGCCTGCTGACCGAACACTACACTTCTGAATCAAAACATCCGGCCCGCAGCATAGCCAAGCATGCCCTGACCGGGCCGGCCACTGCCATCATCGGCGGGCTATCCCTGGGAATGATGTCCACCGCCCTGCCGGTGACCTGCCTGGCTGTGGCCATAGTGGCGGCCTACAAGTTCGCCGGGTTATACGGCATCGCCATTGCCGCACTGGGGATGCTTTCCACCACCGGGATCCAGCTGGCGGTGGACGCCTACGGCCCCATCGCCGACAACGCCGGGGGCATAGCCCAGATGAGCCGCCAGGGGCCAGAGGTCCGGGAGCGTACCGACAGGCTGGACGCGGTGGGCAACACCACCGCCGCCATCGGAAAGGGTTTTGCCATCGGTTCGGCCGCCCTGACGGCCCTGGCGCTGTTCTCGGCCTTTCAGGCCGAGGCCGGCATCAAAACCATTGACATCTCCCGGCCCGAGGTCATCGCCGGGCTTTTCATGGGGGCCATGCTGCCATTCCTTTTCAGCTCCATGGCCCTAAAAGCAGTGGGGGCTGCCGCCTTTGACATGGTGGCCGAGGTGCGCCGCCAGTTCAAGGAGATCCCCGGATTGCTGGAAGGGAAAGAAGGAGTGGAGGCCGATTACGCCAAGTGCGTGGATATTTCAACAGCGGCGGCCATCAAAAAAATGATCCTGCCCGGCCTGCTGGCCGTGGTTTCGCCGGTGGTCTTCGGCCTGTGGAATATAGAAGCCCTGGGCGGGCTGCTGGCAGGGGTCACGGTCAGCGGGGTGCTGCTGGCCATCTTTATGTCCAACTCCGGCGGAGCCTGGGACAACGCCAAGAAGCACATTGAAGGCGGGGCCCACGGCGGCAAGGGGTCCAACGCCCACATGGCCGCGGTGGTGGGCGACACGGTGGGAGACCCCTTCAAGGACACGGCCGGCCCGTCGCTGAACATCCTGATCAAGCTGATGAGCGTGGTGGCGCTGGTGATAGCCCCGTTCCTGAGATCCCTGGGGAAGTGA
- a CDS encoding tetratricopeptide repeat protein, with protein MSLLLSLLQGICLSNEHDADKLISCEIYREAITEYKRMIYLGDTTKGSDYIHYKIAICYSYLGKYDEAMSHMNNALSICNKDSLKDAIYFTMGLIYLKSDKPVNAEFEFINLANFTDNDSLAFKAKVFQSICLLKQNKFDKAMGILKSLGNDSLSMMIDSITPPQLGNSAKNKYLSALIPGFGQILGGSYGKGVNAFALNAFFMGTVYHSLYHKDYWELVLTTLPWAYRYYSGNIYQAGKIFDDNNIRTMEKYQSEILNIIATMPLY; from the coding sequence ATGTCACTCCTATTGTCTCTATTGCAAGGCATATGTCTATCAAATGAACATGATGCAGATAAGCTTATTTCTTGCGAAATATACAGGGAAGCTATCACTGAATATAAACGAATGATATATTTAGGCGATACGACAAAAGGTTCAGATTATATCCATTATAAAATTGCGATATGTTACTCCTACTTGGGTAAATATGATGAGGCAATGAGTCATATGAATAACGCTTTGAGCATTTGTAATAAAGACAGTTTGAAAGATGCAATATATTTTACGATGGGTTTAATATATTTAAAATCCGACAAACCTGTAAATGCTGAGTTTGAATTTATTAATTTGGCCAATTTTACAGACAATGACTCCTTAGCATTTAAAGCAAAAGTATTCCAGAGCATTTGCTTGTTAAAGCAAAATAAATTTGACAAGGCTATGGGTATATTGAAATCATTGGGTAATGACAGCCTTTCAATGATGATCGATTCGATAACGCCTCCCCAACTGGGGAACAGTGCTAAAAATAAATATCTATCCGCATTGATCCCTGGATTTGGGCAAATCCTCGGCGGAAGTTACGGAAAAGGAGTGAATGCGTTTGCGTTAAACGCATTTTTCATGGGCACTGTATATCATTCATTATATCACAAAGACTATTGGGAGTTAGTATTAACAACATTGCCTTGGGCCTATAGGTATTACAGTGGGAATATTTATCAGGCTGGCAAGATATTCGATGACAACAACATTAGAACAATGGAAAAATATCAAAGTGAAATACTGAATATAATAGCGACCATGCCTTTATACTAA
- a CDS encoding tetratricopeptide repeat protein gives MNQVKFYLSILFLLSYTGISLAFENRPYDYVQFGDFLCNEKDWEAAIIEYQKAILFTLDSNSALIHYKIGRCYDEMGNGQKAIDWYKRSIGYSSKDSNSDSVIYKIGFIYYKTCNYDSAKAFMGKIDKGNHNIKQQSALLDAKMYLKENQIFMASRYNIDYNLKIDTLIKLGDELPARNRAVSGIMSAIIPGTGRIYSGRLYDGVSSMIMCGTLGFQAYRYFEEEGSNSAKGWVMGLIGGVFYLGNIYGSIKAADEYNNRQRLKYNQAIDDYNGVYDDN, from the coding sequence ATGAACCAGGTAAAATTCTATTTATCGATCCTGTTTTTATTATCGTATACCGGCATATCGTTGGCGTTTGAAAATCGACCATATGATTATGTGCAGTTTGGGGACTTTCTGTGCAATGAGAAAGACTGGGAAGCCGCTATTATTGAATATCAAAAAGCAATACTATTCACCTTGGATAGTAATTCTGCATTGATTCATTATAAAATAGGTCGTTGTTATGATGAAATGGGTAATGGACAGAAGGCGATTGATTGGTATAAAAGGAGCATCGGGTATTCATCAAAAGACAGTAACTCAGATTCAGTTATATATAAGATCGGATTTATCTATTACAAAACATGCAATTACGACAGCGCAAAAGCGTTTATGGGAAAAATTGACAAAGGCAATCATAATATAAAGCAACAAAGTGCTTTACTTGACGCTAAAATGTATTTGAAGGAAAATCAAATATTTATGGCAAGCAGATACAATATCGATTACAATCTGAAGATAGATACTCTTATTAAACTGGGTGATGAGTTGCCTGCGCGAAACAGAGCAGTATCTGGCATAATGTCTGCAATTATCCCTGGGACTGGGCGTATCTATTCCGGAAGGCTTTACGACGGCGTATCCTCTATGATAATGTGCGGAACTCTTGGGTTTCAGGCCTACCGCTACTTTGAGGAAGAAGGTTCAAATTCAGCAAAGGGGTGGGTTATGGGATTGATAGGGGGTGTATTTTATCTTGGCAATATTTATGGTTCCATAAAAGCAGCAGATGAATATAATAACCGACAAAGATTGAAATATAATCAAGCAATTGATGATTACAACGGTGTTTATGATGACAACTAG
- the yidD gene encoding membrane protein insertion efficiency factor YidD, with translation MKIISIGLIKYYKSFISSQDRPSCVFFPSCSSYGMECIERFGLIKGSIIISDRLQRCHSLGIKYYDIDSLGRASDPLRK, from the coding sequence ATGAAAATAATTAGCATAGGATTAATAAAGTACTATAAGTCATTCATCTCTAGCCAGGATAGGCCCAGTTGCGTGTTCTTTCCATCCTGTTCATCCTATGGCATGGAATGCATAGAGCGATTCGGCTTGATCAAAGGGTCAATAATTATTTCTGACAGGCTGCAGCGTTGCCATAGTTTGGGTATTAAATATTACGATATAGATTCATTGGGCAGAGCAAGTGACCCCCTTCGTAAATAA
- a CDS encoding prohibitin family protein, giving the protein MLFIFSLVVFGLALYSLVSANSKLKQYNETFRQGRTISLLLAVVFGLIAFTRFLTVIPAGNVGVVDFFGSVSEKTLRAGINFRNPFARITKMSIKTQQAYEDMEVPSKEGLTIKISISCLYHLDPEKAAEVYKTVGPSYEEVILRPQFRSVCRGVTAGYEAKALYTSQREVLAKTIYEDLVKLVAARGVIVESTPLRNIDLPRKVTDAIEDKLKAEQESQRMEFILTKEKQEAERKRIEAKGISDFQNIVAQGISEPLLRWKGIEATEKLASSPNAKVVIIGSGKDGLPVILDTK; this is encoded by the coding sequence ATGTTGTTCATCTTTTCGCTGGTGGTGTTCGGGCTAGCCCTGTATTCCCTGGTCTCGGCCAACAGCAAGCTAAAGCAATACAACGAGACCTTCCGGCAGGGCCGCACCATTTCCCTGTTGCTGGCGGTGGTCTTCGGGCTGATCGCCTTCACTAGGTTCCTGACCGTGATCCCGGCCGGAAATGTAGGCGTGGTGGACTTCTTCGGCAGCGTCTCGGAAAAGACCCTGAGAGCCGGGATCAACTTCCGCAACCCCTTCGCCCGGATAACCAAGATGTCCATCAAGACCCAGCAGGCCTATGAGGACATGGAGGTGCCGTCCAAGGAGGGCCTGACCATCAAAATCTCCATCAGCTGTCTGTACCACCTGGATCCCGAAAAGGCAGCCGAGGTCTACAAGACGGTGGGGCCCAGTTACGAGGAAGTGATCCTCAGACCCCAGTTCCGCTCGGTCTGCCGGGGGGTGACCGCCGGCTACGAGGCCAAGGCCCTCTATACCTCGCAGCGCGAGGTGCTGGCTAAGACCATCTACGAGGACCTGGTGAAGCTGGTGGCGGCCAGGGGGGTTATAGTGGAAAGCACTCCGCTGCGCAACATCGACCTGCCCCGCAAGGTGACCGACGCCATAGAGGACAAGCTCAAGGCCGAGCAGGAGAGCCAGCGGATGGAGTTCATCCTTACCAAAGAGAAGCAGGAGGCCGAGCGCAAAAGGATCGAGGCCAAGGGCATCTCCGACTTCCAGAACATAGTAGCCCAGGGCATTTCCGAGCCGCTGCTCCGCTGGAAGGGGATCGAGGCCACCGAGAAACTGGCCTCTTCGCCCAACGCAAAGGTGGTGATCATCGGCTCGGGCAAGGACGGACTGCCGGTGATACTGGACACAAAGTAG